The Saccharothrix violaceirubra genome segment ACCCGACGAGTCGACGAGCGCACCGCCGGAGTTGCCCGGGTTGATCGCGGCGTCGGTCTGGATCGCGTCGTAGGTCACCTGCGGGCCACCGTTCTCGCCGGCCGCCGTCACGGGCCGGTGCAGGGCGCTCACGATGCCTTCGGTCACGGTGTTCGACAGTGACAGCGGCGACCCGATCGCCAGCACGGTGTCGCCCACGGCCAACTCGTCGGAATCGCCGAACTGGAGCACGGTCGGGTTGTCCGCCTCGACCTTGATCACGGCCAGGTCGGTCTTGGAGTCACGCCCCACGACCCGCGCGATCGCCCGCTTCCCGTCGATGAAGACCACCGTCAGCTTCGCCGACGAGTCCTGCACGGCGGGCGCCACGACGTGGTCGTTGGTCAGGATGTAGCCCGCACCGTCGATCACGACACCGGAACCGACACCGGCCACGTTGGCGCCCTTGAACTCGATCGACACCACGCTCGGCGTCACCCGCTTGGCGATGTCCGCGACCGACCCGACCGGCCGCTCCTTGCCCGGCTTCACCTCGGCCAGCGTCACGCCCGCGTCGGTCAACTCGTTGCCCGCACGACCGAACAGCCAACCCACCACACCACCGGCCGCACCCACGGCCAAGGCCACGACCAGCAACAACGCCAACGCGGTCGGCTTGACCCGCCGGCCGAACAGCAACTCGGGCACGCTCAGCAACGGCCCACGACCGACCTGCGCGGCCTCGCCGTCCTCGGCGGCCTTCTCGCTCACCGCCGGCGGCCCGATCACCGCACTGGCACCCGGATCGCGCCACGCGTCACCGGCGGGCTCGCCCTCCCAGAACACCGGCTCGACCTCGGGCTCACCCGACGCGTCCAACGGCGGGCGCTGCAGCCGGGTCGTGGTGTCGGGACGACCGAAGGCAGTGGTCAACGCCTCGGCAGGCGGCGGCGCAAGGCCAAGCGACCCGTTGAGCGCCGGACGATCGCCGGAAAACGCCCCGACGACCCCTTCCGGACGACCGAAGGCGACAGCCGCACCGGGATCGACGGCAGGACGGTTCAACGGACGCGGCGCGAGCCTGCGATGGGCCCCGTCGTCGACGCCGGACCTCGGAGTCCCGTTCGGCTGGGTCCCGTTGCCCTGGTCTGGCTCGCTCATCGCTCCCCGAACGTCGTCCTGCCTGAAGCCCCGCCGGGGCAATGGTGCCCGACGACCGGTGAAGTCGCCGTCAGCACCACGTCAAACAGCAAGAAGGAAAGGAGAACCCGGACGACAGCCCCTTTTCTGGTGGTCTGCCCACGCTTCCCGAGGTCGACCCCGGACAGCAGCCACCGAGCGAAGAAACCCCAGCTCAGCGAGCCTGGCCCGAAACCGGCCGCATGACACCGAGCGGACTGTCCACCGGAACAGGCGCCAACGAGGCAGGCGCCACCGCCGGAGTGGTCGGCGCGGCACCCGGTCCCTGCACGGGCACCGGCGCCGGATCATCGCCTCCGGGCACGACCAGGGCCAAGGCACCGAGCATCAACCCGGACACCACCGCCCCCGCACCCTGACGCGCGCGTTTGCCGCCCAGCCGACTACCGGTACCGAAAGGGCGGCTCTGCCCCAACACCGGTCCGGACCCGAACGCGGCGGCGGCCCGATCCGGCCGCTGCACGGCGACCAGCCGCCCGTCCTCGGTGACCGCGAGCCCGTCGGGCGCGCTGGGGAGTTCGACCTCCTGCGGGATGGCACCGAGCCGGGCCAGCAGGCCCGCCGGTGCGCTCGGGGTCGTCGCGGCCCTGACCGCGGACCTCGCCTGCTGCTGCGAGTAGGTCTCGGCCGCGCAGAACGGACATCGCGCGAGATGCGCGGACGCCCGGCCGTGCGCCGAGGCGGACAGCTCGCCGTCGACGAAGGCGACGACGGCGTCCGGCAGCAGGTGCTGCTCGGACAGTCCCCAACCTCGCAGGTCGGTCATGCAGAGTCCTCCTGAACAAGACCCCGACGGCGTTCGAGGGAAGCCCGCAGTGCTTGCCGGCCCCGGTGAATCCTGCTTCTCACCGTACCCAGTTTCACCCCGAGTGTGGCGCCGATCTCTTCGTAGGACAGCCCTTCGACGTCGCACAGCACGACGGCCGCGCGGAACTCCGGCGGCAGCTCGTCGAGGGCGGCCTGGAGGTCCGGGTCGAGGTGGGTGTCCGACCACACCTGCTCCGGGCTCGGGTCGTCGCCCGCGAGCCGGTCGGTGTCCTCGGGCAGTCCCTCCATGCGCAGCCGGGTACGGCGGCGGGCCATGTCGAGGAACAGGTTGGTGGTGATGCGGTGCAGCCAGCCCTCGAACGTGCCCGGCTTGTACGACGCGAGCGAGCGGAAGACCCGGATGAACGTCTCCTGGGTCAGGTCCTCGGCGTCGTGCTGGTTGCCGGTCAGGCGGTAGGCGAGCCGGTACACGCGGTCGGCGTGCTCGCGCACGACCTCGTCCCACGTGGGCGGGCTCCAGTCCGCGCTCTCGATGGGCGCGGTGGGTGCGGCGGTCGACTGCTGGGTCGGCATGGGGCGGTTGAGCACCTCCAGTGGGCCGGCGGCCCGGCTGCACGGTTCAACGCGGTGGTAGGCCCGCGTGTTCCCGTGTGGTTCCTGCGCTGGCACCAGCGTGCCTCGTCCGCTTATAACTCTCGTGAGAGTCGGCTGAGAGCACGCTGAGAAATCCCGGGGTTCCCCGCTTCACGCCGGATTCACCCGATCCGCCCCGGACGGCGTTAACCTTCCCCCTCGTGGACGTGGCTCTGCGCGAGTACGTGGAGCGCTACCCGCCCGAGGACGCCGTCATAGCGGCGGCCCGCGCGCGTGGCGTCGAGCTGGGCTGCGTGCCGATCGGGTCGGGCGGCGGCGCGGCCCTGCGGTTCCTCGCCGCGGCGACCCGGGCCAGGACCGTGGTCGAGGTCGGCACGGGCGCGGGCGTCGGCGCGCTGTACCTGCTCGGCGGCATGACCCCGGACGGCATCCTGACCTCGATCGACGTATCGGCCGAGTACCAGCGCGCCGCCCGGCGGGCGTTCGCCGACGCCGGTGTGGCGGTGTCGCGCACCCGGCTGATCACGGGCGCGGCGCTGGACGTGCTGCCCCGGCTGACCGACGGCGGCTACGACCTGGTGTTCGTCGACGCGGCCAAGACCGAGTACCCGCGCTACCTGGCGGAGGCCGTGCGGCTGCTGCGACCGGGCGGCGTGGTGGCGTTCGACAACGTGCTGTGGCAGGGCCGCGTGCTCGACCGGACCGTGCGCGACCCGGCGACGACGGCGTTGCGGGACGTGACGCGGGCCGTGCGCGAGGACGACCGGTTGGTGCCGGTGATCCTGCCGTTGGGCGACGGACTGCTCGTGGCCGCACGCACCTAGAAAGCCGTCACGCCCTTGCCCAGGACGGTCACGCCACCGGCGGACACCGTGTAGCGGGTGCGGTCGGTGGCCGGGTCGACGCCGATCAGCGCGCCGTCGGGCACGATCACGTTCTTGTCCAGGATCGCCCGGCGCACCACGGCGCCCCGGCCGATCCGCACGCCCGGCAGCAGCACGCTGCCCTGCACGACCGATCCCGACTCGATCACCACGTCCGACGACACGATGCTGCCGTGCACGGTCCCGGAGACGATCGAACCCGGCCCGACCATGGAGTCCTCGGCGCTGCCGCCGGCGACGAACTTGGCCGGGGGCAGGGGCGGTGTGGCGGTCCGGATCGGCCACGACCGGTTGTAGATGTCGAACACCGGGTCCGCGGACACGAGGTCCATGTGCGCCTCGTAGTAGGCGTCGATCGTGCCGACGTCGCGCCAGTAGCCGCGATGGCGTTCGGCCTCGCCGGGCACGACGTTGCGGGAGAAGTCGTAGACGTGCGCACGGCCCTGGTCCACCAGCGCGGGGATGATGTCGCCGCCCATGTCGTGCGCCGAGTCCGGGTCGGCCGCGTCGGCGCGCAACGTGTCGATCAACGCCTCGGTGGTGAACACGTAGTTGCCCATCGAGGCGAACGAGACCTCGGGGTCGTCGGGCACGTGCGGCGGTTCGGCGGGCTTCTCCAGGAACCGGGTGATCCGGCCGTCGGCGTCGGAGTCGATGCAGCCGAACGCCTTCGCCTCCACGCGCGGCACGCGGATGCCCGCCACGGTCACCGAAGCGCCGGTCGCCACGTGCTGGTCGACCATCTGGCCGGGGTCCATCCGGTACACGTGGTCGGCGCCGAAGACCACGACGTGGTCGGGGCGTTCGTCGTTGACGAGGTTGAGCGATTGGTAGATCGCATCACCGGAGCCGTGATACCAACGCGGGCCGAGGCGTTGCTGCGCCGGGACGGGTGTCACGTACTGACCGAGCACAGTGGACAGGCGCCACGTGGTCGAGATGTGACGGTCCAGTGAATGCGATTTGTACTGCGTGAGAACGCAAAGCTTGACGAAGCCGGCGTTGACCAGGTTGGAGAGGACGAAGTCGACGAGGCGGTAGTTGCCGGCGAAGGGCACCGCCGGTTTGGCCCGGTCGGCGGTCAGCGGCCACAACCGCTTCCCTTCGCCACCGGCGAGGACGATTCCGAGGACGTTCGGTTGTCCCGTCACGGCGACGACCCTAATGGCGGGGACTGCCGCCTACCAACGGTCTACACCGGCCGTTCACCCGGCCGGCCCGCGACCCGGCGTTACGGTGGACGTCGTGCGAATCGGACTGCTGACCCGGGAGTACCCGCCGGAGGTGTACGGCGGCGCCGGCGTGCACGTCGGCTTCCTCGTGCCACGCCTGCGCGAACTGGTCGACGTGGACGTGCACGCGTTCGGCACGCCGCGCGCGGACGCCCGGGGTTACCACCCCGCGCACGGCCTGGAGAACGCGAACGCGGCGTTGGCGACGCTGTCGGTCGACCTGGAGATGGCCGCCGCGTTGGCGGACGTGCGACTGGTGCACTCGCACACCTGGTACGCGAACATGGCCGGGCACTTGGCGAAGCTGTTGCACGGCGTGCCGCACGTGGTGACCGCGCACTCGCTGGAGCCGCGTCGGCCGTGGAAGGCCGAGCAACTCGGCGGCGGGTACCGGGTGTCGTCGTGGGTGGAGCGGACCGCGTACGAGGCGGCGGACGCGGTGATCGCGGTGAGCGAGGGCATGCGGACGGACGTCCTCGACTGCTACCCGGCGTTGGACCCGGCCCGGGTGCACGTGGTGCGCAACGGCATCGACCCGGACGCGTACCGGCCGGTCGACGAGACGGACGCGCTGGTCGCGCGCGGGATCGACCCGACGCGGCCGATCGTGGCGTTCGTCGGGCGGATCACGCGGCAGAAGGGCGTCGGACACCTGGTGGCGGCGGCGCACCGGTTCTCGGCGGACGCCCAGCTCGTGCTGTGCGCGGGCGCGCCGGACACCCCGGAGCTGGCCGAGGAGACGCGGGCGGCGGTGGCGGAGCTGTCGGCGGTGCGGCCGGGGGTGTTCTGGATCCGGCAGATGCTCCAGCCGGCCGAGGTCCGGCAGATCATGAGCCACGCGACGGTGTTCGTGTGCCCGTCGGTGTACGAGCCGCTGGGGATCGTGAACCTGGAGGCGATGGCGTGCGGCACGGCCGTGGTCGCCTCGGACGTGGGCGGGATCCCGGAGGTCGTGGAGCACGGCGTGACCGGACTGCTGGTGCACTACGACGAGCGGGACGTGGAGGCGTTCCGGCAGGGGTTGGCGGACGCGGTGGACGCGGTGCTGGCGTCGCCTTCGCGGGCGCGGGAGTTCGGCGCGGCGGGGCGGGAGCGGGCCGTCCGGGAGTTCTCGTGGACGACCGTGGCCGAGCGGACCGTGGAGGTGTACGACCTCGCTCTCCGTTGATGTGTGAGATGCGTCTCACGCTATAGGAGGCAACCCGAAAGGGGTCCCAGCGCACTTACCAGTAGTCAAACCACTACTGGGGGTCCTGGATGCGGTGGGTTGTACTCGCGACGGTGGGGGTCCTCGTGGCCGGCTGCGCCGGGGAGACGGGCTTCGACGCCACCTCCGTGCCGCTCACGATCAAGGGCGGAACCGTGCTCGACCCGCAGGGGCTCCAGGTGCGGGCCGAGGCCGAGGTCAGCTACACGCTGGGCTTCGGGTACGTCGCCCGGACCGACGGCGACGAGGTGAGCTGCTGGTTCGCCCGGGTCGACCCGGACTCCGAGGTCGACACCCGGCTGTGGTGCGGACCGGTACAGGTGCCGGGCACCCCGACCACGACGGACTGGGTGCCCGTGCCCCTCAAGGAGGTCGAGCGGACCGACGCGGGCGTGCGGCTGGACGTGCTGCCGCCACAGGTGCCCGCGTTCGGCGCCAAGAGCACACCCGTGGGCGACCTCGTGCGGACGGACGGGCGTTCGGCGTCGGCCGACCAGGGCGTCGGCGAGGCCGGACCGGACTTCCTGGCCGTGCTGCCCGACGACGGACGTGCCCTCGACAGCGCCACCGGACGGCTGCGCGACGACCAGTTGGACGTGAAGCTCACCGGGTACGCGCGGCCGTCGACCGTGCGGACCGGGCAGGGGGAACTGCGGGCCGAGCACGGGGTCGGGCTGCGGGTCGTGCGGTTGGAGGTCGACCGGCTGCGGGAGGCCGACGGGGCGTTCGACCAGAAGCTGTGGGAGGGCCGGGGGCCGCAGCCGCCCGAGCTGAGCCTCCAGGTGCCGGGACGGCGGCACGCGCTGTCCGTGGACCAGTTGCCCAAGGACGGCACCGTGCTCGTGGTCTACACGGTGCCGTCGACGCCGGGTGCCGAGGAGTTGGTGCTGGACAGCGTGGGTGCGCGTCCCCTGGTGCAGCGGCTTTCGGTCACGGACGGGCGGACGTCGGACGGGCCGCCGGCGTTGCGGCGCGAACCGGCGGCCCAGGTCGACGGGGTGTCGGCGCCGGTGCGCGTGGGGTCGTCGTCGGGGACGTTGGCGGTCAAGCGGGTGCGGGTGGGGTGGCAGCGGCCGGTCGACCTCGGGGGGCGGTACCGGCTCGTGACGGCCGACGAGGGCAAGGCGTTGGTCGAACTGCGGCTGGAGGGTCAGGGCCTGGTGTCGGTCCTCGGCGCACCGGAGACCGTGAAGCTGCTGGGCACGTCCGCCGGGGCGCGGGTGGTGGGTGCCCAGTACGGGGGCGACACGTTCCCGTACGCCGTGATCGTGGAGGTCCCGGCGGACGCGAAGTCGGTGGAGCTGACCGTGGCGGCCGGGCGGCCGGTCCTGCCCAACCTGGGTGCCACCGAGGTCACGGCCGCCCGGATGACCGTCCCGCTGCCCTGACCCGCGCTGCGCGCGTGCCTGAGTGCGCGACTCGGGTGCCCAAATGCGCAGCTCGCGCGCCCGAACGCACGACCCGTGGTGCCCGAGTGCACAACTCGCGGTGTCTGAACGCACAACTCGCGGTGTCCCGACGCACGACTCGCGGGTCAGCGGGTCGACTTGGCGGTGGCCAGGGCCAACAGGGTCCGGGCGGCGAAGCCCGTCGCACCGGGCGTCACCTCGGCGTAGGACTTGTCCGACCGCGCCGGACCGGCGATGTCCAGGTGTGCCCAGGGGACGTCCGCGGCGAACTCCCGCAGGAACAACGCCGCCATGATGCCACCCGGACCCGGCGGGCACTGCCGCAGGTCGGCCAGGTCGCTGTGCACCGCGTCGGCGTGCTCCTGGAGCAGCGGCATGCGCCAGTACCGCTCGGCCGCCGCCTCCCCCGCCGCCAGCAGGTCGGCGGCCAGGGCGTCGTCCGTGGCGAACAGGCCGGCCGTGCGCACGCCCAGGCTGATCTTCATCGCGCCGGTCAGGGTCGCCACGTCCACGATCAGGTCCGGCGACAGGGTGCGCACCGCGTACGCCAGGGCGTCGGCCAGGACCAGCCGGCCCTCGGCGTCGGTGTTCGTCACCTCGGTGGTCGTGCCGCCGTGGTGGCGGATCACGTCGCCGGGCCGGTAGGCCGAGCCCGACACGTGGTTCTCCGCGCACGGCACCAGGGCCGTCACCCGGACCGGGAGCCGCCGCCGTGCCGCCGCGATCGTCGCGGCGATCACGGCCGCGCCGCCCGCCATGTCCGTGCGCATGAGGTGCATGCCCTCGGCGGGCTTGATCGAGATCCCGCCGGTGTCGAACGTGATCCCCTTGCCGACGAACACCAGGTGGGGACCACCGCCGGTGCCCCGCCACGCCAGTTCGACCAGCCGGGGCGGACGCGGCGACCCGCCGCCGACCGCCAGCACGCCGCCGAAGCCCTCCGCGCGCAGCCACTTCTCGTCGCGCACCCGCACGTCCAGGCCGGGCACGGCCCCCGCCAGCTTCGCGGTCGTCGCGGCCAGCCAGGCGGGGTCCTTGGTGTTCGACGGGGTGTTCGCCAGGTCCCGCGCCAACGCCGTCGCGGCGGCGGCGTCCAGCGCCTCGCGCACCGCGTCGGCCACCGGCGCACCGGTCACCAGGCGCACGGACCGCACCCGCCGGGGCCGCTCCTGCCCGGTCACCTTGAACCCGTACCCGCCCAGGGCCAGACCGAGCGTGAACGCCGCCGCGTCCGCGTCGGCGGGCAGTTCCACGTCGCACCGCTCGGCCACGTCGGTCAACGCCCTGCTCAGCACGGCACCGGCGGTACGCCAGTCACCGGCCGTGCCCGCGCCGACACCGAGCACCCACGGGTCGCGCCGGGCCGGCGCGCCGATGTCGCCGTCGTCCTCGCCGGCCGACGCGACGACGACCCGGAGGACGCCCCGTCTGGGCGAGCCCGCCACGTCGACGCTGGGCAGCGGGGTGGGCAACGGCTGGCGCACGGGTGGTTCTCCTGTCCGGTCGATCAACGACTGCCGACGCAGCGATGCCCCGGTTCCACTGTGGAACCGGGGCTTCGACGCTTACTCGTTCCGGCTGGTCAGCCCGCGGCTGCCTTGAGGGCGTCGCCCAGGGCGTTGGCCTCGTCCGCCGACATCTCGACGACGAGGCGCCCACCACCCTCGAGCGGAACGCGCATGACGATGCCGCGCCCCTCCTTGGTGACCTCGAGGGGACCGTCGCCGGTCCGGGGCTTCATGGCCGCCATCGCGTGCTCCCTCCGTCAACATCTTCCCCGTCCGACCAGGGCCGGATACTCGCCCCATTCTCCCCTATGCGGACTGCGCGGCGAAACCGAACCGATCTTTCCGGTCCCGGCGAGACTCGGTGACGATCTTCGCCTCGTCGCAGTTCAACGCCAGGATGGCCGCGCACCAACGACTTCCGGGGGCCCGCGGGTCGTCACCCGGCCGTGACCCGAATCGACGACTGTGGCGTGTCGCGGGGTCCGCCTGACAGACTCGGAAGCCGTGCGAGCCCGTTCCGCGCTCTTCGACGTCTACGGCGGCCACCTGCGCGAGCGGGGTGGTGCCGCGACGATCGCCGCCCTCGTCCGCCTGCTCGAACCGCTGGACTTCGCGGCGCCGGCCGTGCGCACGGCGGTGTCGCGGACGGTCCGCCAGGGGTGGCTCGAACCGGTCCGGCTGGCCGAGGGCCCCGGCTACGCGATGACACCCCGCGCGGAAAGGCGGCTCGACGAGGCCGCCGCGCGCATCTACCGGACCCGCCCGTCCACCTGGGACGGACGCTGGCACGTCGTCGTGCCGGACGTGCCGCCGGTGCGCGAGGCCCGCGACCGGCTGACGTCGTCGCTGCAACTGCTCGGCTACGGCGCGTTGGGCCCGGTCGCGTGGATCGCGCCGCGACCGTCGCCCGAACTGGCCGACGTGCTCGCCGCCGAGGAGGTCGCCGCCACCTCGTTCCACGGCGAACACGAAGGCGACCCGCGCGAGCTGGCCGCCAAGGCGTGGGACCTGGAAGCCCTCGGCCAGGACTACGCACTCTTCGTGGCCGAGTGGGAACCGCTCGTGTCCGCTGTGGACGGAACGGCGCCCGCCACGGCGTTCGCCGCGTCACAACGGTTCCTGCACGCGTGGCGCAAGTTCCTGTTCCGCGATCCGGGACTGCCGCGCGAACTGCTGCCCGCCGGCTGGCCGGGCCTGGCCGCCGCCGAGTTCTTCGACCGGCACACGGCACGGCTCGCGCCGGCCGCGCGCCGGTTCGTCGACGACAGTCTCGGAACCGACTGACCGGAGGTATCCCGTGTCCGAACTCCTCGTCGAGGACGCCGAGGGCGTGCGCACGCTCACGCTCAACCGGCCCGACTCGTACAACTCGCTGACCGTCTCGTTGAAGGAGCGGTTGCGGGACGTGCTGGCCGAGACGGCGGCCGACGACCGGGTGCGCGCCGTGGTGCTGACGGGTGCCGGGAAGGCGTTCTGCGCGGGCCAGGACCTCAAGGAGCACGCGCGACTGCTCGCCGAGGGCGACCCGGCACCGCTCAAGACCGTGGAGCTGCACTACAACCCGATCGTCGAGTCGATCATCGGGATGCCGAAGCCGGTCGTCGCGGCGGTCAACGGGATGGCGGCGGGCGCGGGCGCGTCGTTCGCCTACGCGTGCGACCTGCGGGTGGCGGCGGCGGGCGCGCGGTTCCTGATGGCGTTCGCGAACGTGGGGTTGAGCGCGGATTCGGGCGCGTCGTGGACGCTGCCCCGCCTGATCGGCCGCGGTCGGGCCACGGAGATGATGTTGCTGGCCCAGCCGGTGGACGCGGCCGAGGCGTTGCGGATCGGCATGGTGTCGCAGGTCGTGCCGGACGGCGAGGCGCTGTCCACGGCACACGCCCTGGCCCGCACGCTGGCGTCCGGACCGACCGCCGCCTACGCCGCGATCAAGGAGGCGTTGGCGTTCTCCGGCGCGTTGTCGGCGGCGTTGGAGGTGGAGGCGCGCACGCAGGCGGCGGCGGGCGGCACGGCCGACCACCGCGCGGCGGTCGAGGCGTTCGTGGCCAAGCGGAAGCCGACGTTCAGCGGTCGATAGCGCGGAAGCAGGTCGCCACGTGGTCGTCGACCATGCCGGTGGCCTGCATCAACGCGTAACACGTGATCGGTCCGAGGAAGACGAAGCCGCGCCGCTTGAGCTCCTTGGCCATGGCCTTGGACTCGGCGGTGACGGCGGGCACGTCGGCGATGGTCGCGGGCCGGACGTGGGTCTTGGGCGCGAACGACCAGAGCAGGTCGTCGAGCGGCTCGTCCATGGCCGCGAGGACACGGGCGTTGGCGACGGCCGCGTTGATCTTGGCCCGGTTGCGCACGATGGACGCGTCGGCCATGAGCCGGTCGAAGTCGGCATCGTCGTAGCCGGCGACGACCACCGGGTCGAAGTCCGCGAAAGCCCGCCGGAAGTTCTCCCGCTTGCGCAGGATCGTGATCCACGACAGGCCGGACTGGAACGACTCCAGGCACATGCGCTCGAACAGTTCCGCGTCGCCGTGCAGCTCCACGCCCCACTCGGTGTCGTGGTAGTCGCGGTAGTCGGGCGTGCTGTCGCCCCAGGCGCAACGGACGACGTCGATCATCGGTACCTCTCGGCGAAACGGGCGAAGCGGCGCAGCGACCAGGCCACGCCGGGCGCGAACGCGGCGGCCAACGGCCACGGTACGTCCTCGTACCAGACGAACTCGGAACGGTCGCCGTGCCCGCTCACCCGGAACCCGCCCGTGCCCCGGACCAACCGCCCGGTGTGCTCGACCACGCACCGGACCGGAGGCTCCCACACCGTGACGCGCATGGTGTCGACGAACCCGAACCGGCCGATGCCGGTGAACGCGGACAGCGTCGAGCCGGTGGACGTGCCGTCGCCGCCGGTCACCCGCACGCGCGTGCCGAGCATCCACTCGCCTTGGCGAACCCAGTCGGTGGCCGCCGCCCACGTGGTCGCGGCGGGTGCGGCGACGTCGACGGCGAGTTCGAGCCGGGTCATGAGGGCGTACCGGCCGGCCTCACCGCGTCGGGTTCACGGTCGGCCTCGAGTTCGGCCACGCGGGACCGCAGTACCTCGATCTCGCCGGCGAGCCGGTCGAGCACCCAGTCGACCTCGGACATCCGGTAGCCGCGCAGGACCTGCTGGAAGCGCACGGCACGGACGTCCTCGGGCCGCACGTCGTCGGCCGGCAGCCGCGTCGGGGACGTGCCGGGTGGCAGCGGTGCCATCTCCTCACCCCGCCCGAACACCAGCGAGGCCAGCAGGAACACCACGGCCGCCACGAGCACCATGACGACGAGGTAGATGAGCGCGGTGGTCACGACACGATCGTGACACACCACCACGCGTAACACCGAGGATGGCTCCACACTCGACCAGGCAGCCGAAGTTCCCCGAACGTGACGACACAGCTACCAGGCGGCAACAGAGCTGCCACCCGTTCCGGGCGCCCGAACGCACAACTCACGGTGCCTGAACGCAGAGTTCATGGTGTCCGAACGCACAACTCGCAGTGTCCGAAGGTATAACTCGCGCGTTCAGGGGGCTACCCGTCCCGGCGGAAGCGCAACGCCTCCGTGAGAGCGGCGGTCGCGGCCTCGTCCGCGACCGCCTGCTCATTGGCCTTCTTCAGCTCGCGGTACACCTCGTCCCGGTGCACGGCGATCGACCGAGGCGCCGCGACACCGATCCGGACCACGTCACCCCGCACGTCCAGGACGGTCACCGTGACCTCGTCGCCGATGCGCACGCTCTCGCCGGAGCGGCGGGTCAGGACCAGCATCTCGGTCGTCCTCCCTGGAGGTCAGGCGCTCAACAGCGGCGCGCGGAGATCACCCGCGGTCAGCACGACCTGGACCGCGCGTCGGGTCCGCTGGTCGACCACGATGGGGGCGAGCAGGTTGGCGGTGGCCGAGGAGGCCGACTCGCCGACCGTCACGACCAGCAGCACCAGCAGGTCGGACACGTCGACCGTGCCGAGCTGCTCGACGGCCTGCGCACCGATCTCCGGAGCGTAGTCCGGGAAGAACGGCGCCGGCGGCACGACGAGGAACCGCAGCTCCGGGTCGTCGACCGAGCGCAGCGAGAACAGCAGGCCGTCCTCGGTGGTGCGCACGAGCAGGAAGCGGCGGTGCTCCGGGAACCCGGGCATGGGGACGCTGAACTCGATGACGGGCGCCGTGTCGGCGTCGCTCACGTCCGTCCTCCTCGTCAGGACCGCGGTCATCGGAGGAAGTCCAACAACGAGGGCTGCTGGATGCGCGCCGTGGCGGCCAGGGCCGCCTGGTAGGCGGTCGACTGCGTCTGCAACGACACCACCGCCTCCGTGAGGTCGACTTCCTCGATGTCCGACAACTGCCCGGTCAACGTCACCGCGCGGTCCTTGGCGACGTCGACCGCCGTGGTGAGGCGACTGTATCGACTGCCGACGGCGGCGAGTTCGGTGTTGACCGACGAGAGGCGTGAATCCACACGATCGAGTTCGGTGTTGAGGGTGGGGTCGCCCGATCGGAGCTTGCTCGCCACGGTCGACAGCACGGAGAAGACCGAATCGGTGCCTGTGCCGAACACCGTGGAGGGCACGTCCACGCGCACCTGGGTGCGGGCGTCCACCCGGCGCAGCACCTCACCGTCGTCGCCGAGGTAGGCGCCGCTGTCGTCGAACGCACGGGAGTTCGCGGTCGTGCCGCCGAACACCGGCCGGCCCAGGTAGGACGTGTTGGCCGCGGACAGGGCGGCGTCGCGCAGCGACTCGATCTGACCGGCGAGCGCGACCCGCGCGGTCGGGTCGGACGCGGTGGCGTTCAGGCCCTGCACGACCAGGTCGCGGGCCTGGTTGAGGTAGTTCGAGACACCGAGCAGCGCGTTCTCGGCCGTGCCGAGGCGTGCGGTGCCGTCGGCGGCGCTGCGGGTGTACCGCTCGCCGGCCGCGAGGTCGGTGCGCAGGCGCATGGCGGCCACGGCACCGGTCGGCGAGTCGGAC includes the following:
- a CDS encoding leucyl aminopeptidase family protein, which encodes MRQPLPTPLPSVDVAGSPRRGVLRVVVASAGEDDGDIGAPARRDPWVLGVGAGTAGDWRTAGAVLSRALTDVAERCDVELPADADAAAFTLGLALGGYGFKVTGQERPRRVRSVRLVTGAPVADAVREALDAAAATALARDLANTPSNTKDPAWLAATTAKLAGAVPGLDVRVRDEKWLRAEGFGGVLAVGGGSPRPPRLVELAWRGTGGGPHLVFVGKGITFDTGGISIKPAEGMHLMRTDMAGGAAVIAATIAAARRRLPVRVTALVPCAENHVSGSAYRPGDVIRHHGGTTTEVTNTDAEGRLVLADALAYAVRTLSPDLIVDVATLTGAMKISLGVRTAGLFATDDALAADLLAAGEAAAERYWRMPLLQEHADAVHSDLADLRQCPPGPGGIMAALFLREFAADVPWAHLDIAGPARSDKSYAEVTPGATGFAARTLLALATAKSTR
- a CDS encoding DUF3117 domain-containing protein → MAAMKPRTGDGPLEVTKEGRGIVMRVPLEGGGRLVVEMSADEANALGDALKAAAG
- a CDS encoding PaaX family transcriptional regulator, with protein sequence MRARSALFDVYGGHLRERGGAATIAALVRLLEPLDFAAPAVRTAVSRTVRQGWLEPVRLAEGPGYAMTPRAERRLDEAAARIYRTRPSTWDGRWHVVVPDVPPVREARDRLTSSLQLLGYGALGPVAWIAPRPSPELADVLAAEEVAATSFHGEHEGDPRELAAKAWDLEALGQDYALFVAEWEPLVSAVDGTAPATAFAASQRFLHAWRKFLFRDPGLPRELLPAGWPGLAAAEFFDRHTARLAPAARRFVDDSLGTD
- a CDS encoding enoyl-CoA hydratase-related protein, which gives rise to MSELLVEDAEGVRTLTLNRPDSYNSLTVSLKERLRDVLAETAADDRVRAVVLTGAGKAFCAGQDLKEHARLLAEGDPAPLKTVELHYNPIVESIIGMPKPVVAAVNGMAAGAGASFAYACDLRVAAAGARFLMAFANVGLSADSGASWTLPRLIGRGRATEMMLLAQPVDAAEALRIGMVSQVVPDGEALSTAHALARTLASGPTAAYAAIKEALAFSGALSAALEVEARTQAAAGGTADHRAAVEAFVAKRKPTFSGR
- a CDS encoding DNA-3-methyladenine glycosylase I → MIDVVRCAWGDSTPDYRDYHDTEWGVELHGDAELFERMCLESFQSGLSWITILRKRENFRRAFADFDPVVVAGYDDADFDRLMADASIVRNRAKINAAVANARVLAAMDEPLDDLLWSFAPKTHVRPATIADVPAVTAESKAMAKELKRRGFVFLGPITCYALMQATGMVDDHVATCFRAIDR
- a CDS encoding SRPBCC family protein: MTRLELAVDVAAPAATTWAAATDWVRQGEWMLGTRVRVTGGDGTSTGSTLSAFTGIGRFGFVDTMRVTVWEPPVRCVVEHTGRLVRGTGGFRVSGHGDRSEFVWYEDVPWPLAAAFAPGVAWSLRRFARFAERYR
- a CDS encoding DivIVA domain-containing protein, translated to MTTALIYLVVMVLVAAVVFLLASLVFGRGEEMAPLPPGTSPTRLPADDVRPEDVRAVRFQQVLRGYRMSEVDWVLDRLAGEIEVLRSRVAELEADREPDAVRPAGTPS
- the csrA gene encoding carbon storage regulator CsrA → MLVLTRRSGESVRIGDEVTVTVLDVRGDVVRIGVAAPRSIAVHRDEVYRELKKANEQAVADEAATAALTEALRFRRDG
- the fliW gene encoding flagellar assembly protein FliW, with translation MSDADTAPVIEFSVPMPGFPEHRRFLLVRTTEDGLLFSLRSVDDPELRFLVVPPAPFFPDYAPEIGAQAVEQLGTVDVSDLLVLLVVTVGESASSATANLLAPIVVDQRTRRAVQVVLTAGDLRAPLLSA